In the bacterium genome, CCCGCGTGGCGGCGGACTCCAACGGCGACCTCACCGTGGGCGCGCTAGCCGGACAGACCGGGCTGCCCGATAGCGCCGTGCGCGACGGCCTCCAGCGCCTCCTGGACAAGGGCCTGGCCAAGATCGAGTTGCGGGACGGCGTAGAGCACTACGTGTTCGCCGGTCTCAAGCAGGAGAAGATGATCAAGAAATGCCCGTACTGCGGCAATGAGTACCCCGTGAGCCAGGCCGGGCGGACCTGCCCCTCGTGCGGGGGCAACCTGGAGGTTCGGCCCCAGTAGCCACGCCCCGGAGGGCGAGCCTAGACGGCGCGGCCGAGCAGGCGGTAGTCGCGGTTCTCGGCGAAGCCCCGCTTGCGGTAGAAGGCATAGGCCGGAGCGTGGCGGTTGGCGATCAGCTCGATGTGGGTGAGTCCCCGGCGCCGGTAGTGGTCCAGCACGTAGTCTAGCAGGGCCGAACCGACGCCCTGCGCCTGGCACTCCGGGGCCACCGCGAATTCCTCGATGGTGGCGCGCACGTCCGCCAGGCTGCTGCAGAGGATGAACCCCTGCAGGACGCCATCACGCTCGGCCACGAAGCACTCGTGCGGGAAGAGCCGCAGCACGTCGTGGATGATCCGCGCGGCGGTCGCTTCATCCCAGGCGCCGCCGTAGCAGGGGGCAGACACGTAGGCGCGCTGGTACAGGCGCGCGCAGGCGGGGACGTCCGCGGCCAGCAACGGCCTGATCGGCACAGCCGGAGACGAGGGTGCGTTCATGGCGGGACACGTGCCTCCGCAGATTCGTCCTTGCATCCCCTAGTGCACCCTGTGCTATCCTAGCAGCCAGGGCGCACACCCAGCACAGACGGAGTTGTCATGAGCACCGAGATCCGCGGGCTCAAGGAGTCCGAGCTGCCGGACCACAGCCGGCTTGTCCACCAGTCATACTACGAGTACGTCGCCAGCGGCGAGCGCACCTTCCTGGCCGACCCCGAATGGTGGCTGAAGGGAGCGCAGGCCGATCCGTACTACCGGCCGGAGCAGACCCGCGTCATGGTGATGGACGGCCGCCTCGTCGCGAGCGTGACCAACTACACGCGAGATGTCTACGCCGACGGCCGCATCGCCAAGGTCGGGTGCATCGGCAGCGTCTGCACTCATCCCGAGTACCGCCGGCGGGGGCTGGTGCGGCAGGTGCTGGCCGAGTCCATCGCGTGGATGGAGCAGAACGACTACCACTGGTCCTTCCTGTTTGGCAAGGAGGATGTGTACGGCGGCAGTGGTTGGCGCATCGTTACCGCGTTCGAGTTGATCGCTGACCTGCGCCTGCGCGGCGACGCTCCCACGGACGCCCAGGTCAGGCCCGCCGACCCCGAGCAGGACGTGGCGACGCTGGCCAACATCTACGAGCGCTTCAACCGCACCATGACCGGCCCCATCGTGCGGACCGAGGCGTACTGGCGGCAGCGCGTGCTGCGCAGCCGCTTCGGTCGCACCCCGGCCTACTACCTCGTGGAGTTGGGCGGCTTTCCCATCGGCTATTTCGCCGGGGCGGACGGTCATGTCAACGAGATCGCCTGGCTAGACGCGCCGGCCCACCTCTTCGCCGCCATCCTCAGCCGCTGGTCGGGCACGCCCATCCGCTTCCATTGCTTTGTTGCCGACATGGTGCGCTACCTGCGGCAGATCACGGAAGTCCCAACGGCCGCGGCCCAGGCAGAACACGCCGGCGGCCTGACCTTGCCGGAAGTCTACAAGGGGCTGTGGCGCTACATTGGCGATAGCTGCCGCTGTTTCCCGGAGATCGCCGACACAGACAGTCTGCGACGTTTCCTGCGGCAGCACGAGTACAACTTCTGGGGCGTGGACGGTTTCTGAGGCGAGACACATTGCCCAAGGCTTGGGTCGCTGACAACCTCCGTCCCGACATGCCGCTCGGACAGGCAGCGGCGCTGACCCTCAGCGTCAAGCTGCCGGAGGTCATGCACTACGAGAGTGCGGCCCGGGCCGGCAAGGTCTCGGGTATTCACGACATGCGCGTGGCCGCCAAGCGGATGCGCGAGGCCGTGCGGATGCTGCGGCCGGCCTTCAGCCGGGAGGCCCGCCGCAAGCTGCTGCCGGTGGTCGAGGAGCTGAACGACGCCCTGGGGGAGGTGCGTGACCGGGACGTGCTGCGCCAGGCCTTCAAGCGGATGCTGCAGCACGACCCGCGCCTGGCGGACCTGCAGGCCGTGCGGCGGCGCCTCGCCAAGGAGCGGCGGTCCCACCACGCTCGGCTCCTCAGTGTCCTGGACGGACTGAAGCAGAGCGGCTTTGGCCGCAGGTACGCGCGGCTGATGACGGAGCTGGAGCAGCAGGAGCCGTCACCCGGCGGGGCCGTGGTGGCCCAGTTCGCGGCGGAGGCCATCGGCTCCCGGCTGCAGGATGTCACGGACAACCTGCACGCCATCACCGGCCGGTACCAGTGCGATCGGTTCCATCGGCAGCGCATCCGCGTCAAGCGGCTCAAGTACGCCCTGGAGCCCTTCCTGCCGCTCCTGCCGCCCGAGGCCGACGAGCTCTACGCCCTCGTCAGCGATCTGCAGGAGCTGATGGGCCTGATTCATGACGTGGATGTGCAGCGCGAGGTGCTGACGGTGTGGGTGGCGGCGCACGGGCTCAGCGAGGGCCTGCGGCGGGCCCTGCAGCAACTGGCCCGGGAGCGCGCGGGCCTGCTCACGCAGACGCGCGGGCACCTGCAGCAGATGCTCGCCCAGGACTGTGAGGGCCGCTTGCAGCGGGCCCTGCAGGACCTGGCGGACGCCAGCCCAGCCCCGCAGGTGGCAGGCTGACATGCTGGGCCGCTGCCGGCGCCGTCTGCTCGTCGCCTCCGGCAATGCGGGCAAGGTGCGCGAGATCGCGCTCCTACTGGCCGACTTGCCCCTGGAGGTCGTCGGTCTGGGCGCCGTGCCGGACATGCCCGAGCTGCCCGAGCCGTATGACACCTTCCACCAGAACGCCGCGAGCAAGGCCCAGACCGCGGCGGCGGTTGCTCGCTGCTTCGCCCTGGCCGACGACTCGGGACTGCAGGTGCCGGCGCTGGGCGACCGACCGGGTGTGTATTCCAGCCGCTACGCGCCGACCGATGCAGAGCGTATTGCACGGCTGCTGGAGGAGATGAGCGGCCTGACCGGCGAGCAGCGCCGGGCCCGCTTCGTGTGCGTCGTCGCCCTGGCGGATGACGCGCGACTGCTCGGCCTCTGGGAGGGCGTCTGCGAGGGCTTCATCGCTGAAGAGCCCCGCGGCGCGGAGGGCTTTGGTTTCGATCCGGTGTTCCTGTATGGCGACCGGACCTTCGCACAAATGACTGCTGCCGAGAAGAGCCGGGTGAGCCACCGTGGCCAAGCCCTGCGCGCCTTCCGGCATGGCCTACCTGGACTGCTGAATGAGTGTGTCTGAGAATCTGCCTAAGCTGAGAGTACTACAAGTCATTACGGCGCGCCGGTTCTATGGCGCGGAACGCGTACTGGTGCACCTGTGCGAGGGGCTGCGCGAGCGCGGCCACGAGGTGTGGGTGGCCTGCAAGCCCAACGAGGACGTCGAGCGGGAGCTACGCGACATCGGCATCACAGTTTTCTCGATGCCCATCGCCGGCAAGGTGAACCCGGTCGCGCCGTTCCGCCTGGCGGGGCTGGCCCGCCGCCTGAAGGTGGATGTGATCCATACGCACCTGTCCAGCGCCAGCCTGTGGGGAAGCGTCGCCGGGCGCATGTTGGGAGTGCCTGTCGTCGCCGAGGTGCATGCGCTCAACTCGCGCCGCTGCTTCATGTTGGCCAACCGCATCGTGACGTGCAGTGAGGGCGTCCGGAGACACCTGCTCCGGCTGCGGGTGCCGGCCGAGCGCATGGACGTGCTCTACAACGGGCTCCCCTCGCGCCTGTTCGAGGGGCTCAAGAGCCGGGACGAGGTGCGCCGCGAGTTGGGGCTGCCGCTGGACACGCCGGTGATCGGCGCTGTGGCCCACCTGGCGCCCAAGAAGGGCCAGCGTCATCTGCTGGAGGCCGTGCTGCTGCTGCGCGCGCGCTTCCCGAACCTGGTCTGTCTGTTTGTAGGCGAGGGCGAGACGTTCCTGGAGTTGGAGGAACTGGCCGAGCAGATGGGCGTGCAGGACGCGGTCCGCTTCCTGGGCTTCCGGTCCGACGCGGTGCAACTCATGGTGGGGCTCGATGTCGTGGTGCTGCCCTCGGTGGCCAAGGAGGGTCTCGGCGTCGCACTGATCGAGGCCGGGTTCCTGGGCAAGGCGGCGGTCGCCAGCGACTGCTCGGGCATTGATGAAGTCATCGTAGATGGCGAGACCGGCCTGCTGGTGACGCCCGGCGATAGCTGGGCGCTGGCCGATAGCATCGCCAGCCTGTTGCTGGATCCGGCACGCGCCGCACGCCTCGGCGCCGCCGCCCGCGAGCGGGTCAGCGGGCTGTTCACCATGGGGGCCATGGCGCGGCGCGCCGAGGAGATCTACTACGAACTCCTGCGCCGCCACCACCGTCTTCCCCGGATCACGTGATTCCTCGGCCCTGGGGCGGGGCCGGGTTGAGCACCCCTTGAGCATAGGTTCAGGGCCAGTTTACCTGGCTGATGCAGAATCCATACTAGCCCACCGTTCCGGCGACGCCTACCGTCGCGTCACGGCGGAGGACGGCGGTCGGTGCGGTGGGGGTGCCGCTTGGCGGGCAACACCCGGGCGGCCGCGAGGAATCGCCAATGAACTGGGTTCAGTACCTGGGTCGGGCCCTGTTGGCTGTTGGCGTCATCGCCATCGCTGCGTGGGCGACCGCCAACAAGCTCATAGACATGCCGGTCCACGTCTTCTGGACCGGCATCCTGTCCTATCTGGTGGCGGCCGAAGTCGGGTGGACGCTCGCCGAACGCCACGCCAACAGCAGGCAGCAAGCCCTGCCACGCCGCGGTCTGCTCAAGCTCACCCGCCAGGATCGCCCGAGCCCCGTGCTGCCGCGTTGGTTCGCCCAGGGGGGGCGCGTGCGGCTGTCGGATGTGGTTGCCCGGCATGACAGCCAGCGCGAGGCGCTGGCCGCCGTGCAGACCGTCGTGATGGCGCGAGTCTCCGGGCCGCGCCTCCACCTGCTGGCCGGCGCGCCCGGCAGCGGCCGCAGTACCTTCCTGTACCGCCTCGGCCGCGCCCTCGTGGAGGCGAGCCAGGAAGTCTTCCTCGTATTGCCCACGCCGGAGCTGCTGGCCCTTGAGCAGGTTCTCCAGGCGGCCAAGCGCGGCCAGACATACCTGCTTGTGGACGATCTGGACCTCCGTCCCGAGGCCGAGGAATGGCTGTACGAACTCCAGCGCTTCGGGCTGCCGGTTGTCGTCGTCGCCACCATCGCACCCGCCGCCGAGGCGGCACGCGAGGGGCTGGCGGCGGCGCAGCCGGTCTCCCTGGTCAGCCAGGCCACGGTGCATGACATCAGCGTGGCTCACGGCGACGTCGTGGCCCTCTCCCGCAAGCTGGGGACAGAGGGTGATCTGCAGCGTGTGGGGTTGTCGCTGGAGGAAGTGGACAGCCTGCTGACGGCCAGCCGGGCCCTGCGCGGCAGCGACGGGCACCGGGGCCTCTGGCACGATCTCGACCAGGGCGAAGGGCTGCCCGCCGAGGGCAAGCTCATGGTCGCCCTCGCCGGCTGCGCCGAGATGGGCTTCCCTGAGCCCCTGTGGCTGAAGCTGTTCGGGGCCGGTAGCCTGAGCCGCTGGCAGAAGGCCAGTCTGGTCGCCAGCGACAACTCGTTGGTTCTCCCCCCCCATCGCCTGGCGTGTCTGGAGCACCTGACCGATGCCGGCGCCGACAGCCCGGCGGTCGCGGCGGCGCTCGCGACGCTGTGCCGTGAGTCAGTGGCTACTGAGCCGGCCTTTGCGGCGCGTCTGCTGGGCGCCCTGGCGCGTCTGCCGGAGACCCGGGACCTCGCGCGGGCCCAGATGGAGCAGGTGCGAGCCGCCGGCGCGGCCGCAGAGGCGCCGGCCGCCGTGCAGCGGCTGTGGCACCGGGCCCTCGACGCTCTGGACATGCTGCCGGCCGATGCCGCTCTCTCCGATTACCCACCCGAGATCAACCTGCTTGTCCACTCGGCGTTCGCGCATCAGGCCTACGCGCGCATGCTTGAGTTGGCCGGAGGGCTGGGCAGCAACCCCGTCTACGGTAGCGCCGCACACTACGACACGGCCCTGGCGCTGGCGCACCTGGGGGAGCTGGGGCGCGCCGAGGGCGAACTGGACGCCGTGCAGGGCGGAGTAGTGGGTGCGCAGTACCTGCGCGGTGTCCTGGCCGAGATGCAGGGCGACGTGGTGCGGGCGCTCGACGCCTACGAGGCGTCACGCAAGGCTGACGAACTGCAGCTTGCCAGCACGCGCGCCCTGGCCTTTGCGTATGTCAAGGCCGGGGCGCCTCGCTCCGCCATTCCGCTGTTCGAAGCCCTGCTGGCCTACCACCCGCGCGAGGCCGAGCTGTATGCGGGCCTGGCGGTGGCCCACCTGCTGGCCGGCACAGCGCAGCGCGCCGCCGCCCAGAGCGCGCGCGCCATCCAGGCCGGGGTGGACCCGATCGAGGCCCGTAAGGCTGTCGCCAGAGCCTGCGCCGGGGTCCACGCCTACAGCCGCGTCGCGCCCGAGTTGGAGGCGTGCGTCTCCTACGATGAGACTGACATGGAGGTCTGGGAGGGGCTGGCGGTCGCGTGCCGCTGGCTGGGACGGTTTGCCCGCGAGGAGGAGTGTCTGCGCCGGCTACAGAGGCACGACCCGCAGAACGAGGAGCACCGGCTGGAGATGGCGCGGTGCCAGCGCGACCTGGGCCGCGGCAGCGAGGCCTACGAACTGCTACAGCCCCTGCTGGCCGGCGAGAGCCCGGACCTGAGGGCCCTCTTGCTGGCGGTCGAGGTCGCGGCTGCCGGGAGGGACCAGGACACGCAGCGGGCCCTGGCTCTGCGCGCGCTACAACTGGGCGATGACAGCGGGTGGAGCCAGTTCTGGCTCGGCGACAGCCGGCCGGAGCTCGATGAGGAAGCCCGCGCCGCCTATCGGACGGCCATCCGGCAACTGCAGCACCAGGTTCAGGAGGGCGCGACCCCGCGACAGACGGCCACCGTCTGGCAGGCGATCTACCTGGCTGCGGCCCGCCTGCAGGACACCGACCTGGCCGATCAGGCGCTCCGCAAGGCGACACAGGAGGCGGCGATCTGCGAGGCGCTGGGCGCCGAGATCCACTCCATCGCCCACCGGCGAGCCGTGCCGCCGGACGTCTTCCTCGATAGCCTGCCGCCCCATGACGTCCCGCCCTCGGCGCCACCCGCCGTCGAGCCACAGGCTCCCGACAAGCCGAACGTGAAACCCGTGACGGCGCCCACGGAGTCCAGCACGATCCGCAACCGTCGCCTGCGCGGCAATAGCTGACGCTGGCAGGCGGCTACACCCGCGACCACTCCACCGCCAGTCGCAGCCGGCCCTGCAGTCCTGCGGGCAGCAGGACGACGTCCTCCTGCAACGGCAGCGGCACGTCCCGCAGCCGCACCGCCGTCACGCGGCCCTCGGGCAGCCGCAGCCGCAACCTGATCTGTGCGGCCACGGGCTCCTCTGGCAGGCGCAACTTCACCGTCCCCGTGTCGTCACCGCTCAGCGCAATCGAGAAGCCCACCCGGCCGAAGCGCGTGGGGACACGTCGCACCTTGATGGTCTCGCCCGCCGCCAGCCAGCGCCGCGGCACGGCCCGGCACAGCCACAGCACGTCGGCCTCGCGCTCCTCGTAGACCAGGCCCCAGCGCAGCATGATCGGGACCATGACCTGGCAGGGCAGTACCTGCCAGGCGACGAGGTGACGGAAACCGTTGTCACCAGGAATGACGCCGGCCTGCTCGTACGAGGCGAGGGTGCCGGCGGCGCCGTGGTGCGCCCAGTGGGCGTACATGAGCATCAGGTAGCGGTCCGCCTCGTCCTGCTCCAGCAGTGCCCGCGCGATGTGCAGCGCCGGCCAGTCGTCCAGGGTCCCCTGGAAGGTCGTCATGCCCAGCAACTCCCCGCCATGCGCCCGCCGCCACTGCAGCACCTGGTGCACCGTCTCCGGCGCGAGCATGTCCGCCGAGATCATCTCGGGGAAGTAGCGGTAGTTGCAGTACGAGGCATGGCGGTTGGCGGTCATGCACGTGAGCGGCTCGAGTTGGTCCGGCCCGGGCGGGACATAGCCCACCTCGGCCTGCGTCGTCTGCTCCACCGAGCGCCGGAGGTCCGCCTCATAGGCTTCGGACTCGGCCACCAGCGCCTCGCCCTCGCGGCGCAGCGGCTCGTCCGGCAACTCCTCCAGCACCCTCCCGACGTCCCGCAGGCCCCGGCACGCCCAGACATCACCCGAGTAGTAGAACGTCTGCCACTGGTCAGCCTGTCCGTGGTAGTCGGCCTCGGGCAGGCCGGGGATCAGCCCGTGGTGGGGGTCATCCGACGG is a window encoding:
- a CDS encoding GNAT family N-acetyltransferase, which gives rise to MNAPSSPAVPIRPLLAADVPACARLYQRAYVSAPCYGGAWDEATAARIIHDVLRLFPHECFVAERDGVLQGFILCSSLADVRATIEEFAVAPECQAQGVGSALLDYVLDHYRRRGLTHIELIANRHAPAYAFYRKRGFAENRDYRLLGRAV
- a CDS encoding GNAT family N-acetyltransferase, producing the protein MSTEIRGLKESELPDHSRLVHQSYYEYVASGERTFLADPEWWLKGAQADPYYRPEQTRVMVMDGRLVASVTNYTRDVYADGRIAKVGCIGSVCTHPEYRRRGLVRQVLAESIAWMEQNDYHWSFLFGKEDVYGGSGWRIVTAFELIADLRLRGDAPTDAQVRPADPEQDVATLANIYERFNRTMTGPIVRTEAYWRQRVLRSRFGRTPAYYLVELGGFPIGYFAGADGHVNEIAWLDAPAHLFAAILSRWSGTPIRFHCFVADMVRYLRQITEVPTAAAQAEHAGGLTLPEVYKGLWRYIGDSCRCFPEIADTDSLRRFLRQHEYNFWGVDGF
- a CDS encoding CHAD domain-containing protein; translation: MPKAWVADNLRPDMPLGQAAALTLSVKLPEVMHYESAARAGKVSGIHDMRVAAKRMREAVRMLRPAFSREARRKLLPVVEELNDALGEVRDRDVLRQAFKRMLQHDPRLADLQAVRRRLAKERRSHHARLLSVLDGLKQSGFGRRYARLMTELEQQEPSPGGAVVAQFAAEAIGSRLQDVTDNLHAITGRYQCDRFHRQRIRVKRLKYALEPFLPLLPPEADELYALVSDLQELMGLIHDVDVQREVLTVWVAAHGLSEGLRRALQQLARERAGLLTQTRGHLQQMLAQDCEGRLQRALQDLADASPAPQVAG
- the rdgB gene encoding RdgB/HAM1 family non-canonical purine NTP pyrophosphatase; this translates as MLGRCRRRLLVASGNAGKVREIALLLADLPLEVVGLGAVPDMPELPEPYDTFHQNAASKAQTAAAVARCFALADDSGLQVPALGDRPGVYSSRYAPTDAERIARLLEEMSGLTGEQRRARFVCVVALADDARLLGLWEGVCEGFIAEEPRGAEGFGFDPVFLYGDRTFAQMTAAEKSRVSHRGQALRAFRHGLPGLLNECV
- a CDS encoding glycosyltransferase, with the translated sequence MSVSENLPKLRVLQVITARRFYGAERVLVHLCEGLRERGHEVWVACKPNEDVERELRDIGITVFSMPIAGKVNPVAPFRLAGLARRLKVDVIHTHLSSASLWGSVAGRMLGVPVVAEVHALNSRRCFMLANRIVTCSEGVRRHLLRLRVPAERMDVLYNGLPSRLFEGLKSRDEVRRELGLPLDTPVIGAVAHLAPKKGQRHLLEAVLLLRARFPNLVCLFVGEGETFLELEELAEQMGVQDAVRFLGFRSDAVQLMVGLDVVVLPSVAKEGLGVALIEAGFLGKAAVASDCSGIDEVIVDGETGLLVTPGDSWALADSIASLLLDPARAARLGAAARERVSGLFTMGAMARRAEEIYYELLRRHHRLPRIT